The Neoarius graeffei isolate fNeoGra1 chromosome 10, fNeoGra1.pri, whole genome shotgun sequence genome has a segment encoding these proteins:
- the zgc:77486 gene encoding AN1-type zinc finger protein 5 isoform X2, which yields MAQETNQTQVPMLCTMGCGFYGNPRTNGMCSVCYKEHLQRQQVGGRSSPPGDKAATSPSGSPGAPAVTVETDPEPDPVSEAVAPSEETSSSSPVTQQMTAMSISQDIKPTDSDRVKVKEEEEEEDTSSKSTDPTPEAVQATSDGDQTPDKSKKKNRCFTCRKKVGLTGFDCRCGNLFCAIHRYSDKHDCRYDYRGAAAAQIRKENPIVVAEKIQKL from the exons ATGGCTCAGGAGACGAATCAGACGCAGGTGCCGATGCTTTGCACCATGGGATGCGGCTTCTACGGAAACCCCCGTACCAACGGCATGTGCTCGGTCTGCTATAAGGAGCACCTGCAGAGGCAGCAAGTGGGTGGGCGGAGCAGCCCACCAGGTGATAAAG CTGCTACCTCTCCATCAGGGTCTCCAGGAGCCCCTGCTGTAACTGTGGAGACAGACCCTGAGCCCGACCCCGTCTCGGAAGCAGTGGCTCCTTCAGAGGAGACCAG CTCATCCAGTCCAGTTACTCAGCAGATGACCGCCATGAGCATCTCCCAGGATATCAAACCCACCGATTCAGATCGAGTCAAAGTcaaagaggaagaagaggaggaggacacGTCGTCCAAAAGCACAG ATCCCACCCCAGAAGCAGTACAGGCCACCTCAGACGGAGATCAGACCCCCGACAAGAGCAAGAAGAAGAACCGGTGCTTCACCTGCAGGAAAAAAGTTGGACTCACAG GCTTCGACTGTCGCTGTGGTAACCTGTTCTGCGCGATCCACCGCTACTCAGACAAACACGACTGTCGGTACGACTACAGAGGCGCGGCGGCTGCTCAGATCCGTAAAGAGAACCCCATTGTGGTGGCGGAGAAGATCCAGAAGTTATGA
- the zgc:77486 gene encoding AN1-type zinc finger protein 5 isoform X3, giving the protein MAQETNQTQVPMLCTMGCGFYGNPRTNGMCSVCYKEHLQRQQVGGRSSPPGDKGSPGAPAVTVETDPEPDPVSEAVAPSEETSSSSSPVTQQMTAMSISQDIKPTDSDRVKVKEEEEEEDTSSKSTDPTPEAVQATSDGDQTPDKSKKKNRCFTCRKKVGLTGFDCRCGNLFCAIHRYSDKHDCRYDYRGAAAAQIRKENPIVVAEKIQKL; this is encoded by the exons ATGGCTCAGGAGACGAATCAGACGCAGGTGCCGATGCTTTGCACCATGGGATGCGGCTTCTACGGAAACCCCCGTACCAACGGCATGTGCTCGGTCTGCTATAAGGAGCACCTGCAGAGGCAGCAAGTGGGTGGGCGGAGCAGCCCACCAGGTGATAAAG GGTCTCCAGGAGCCCCTGCTGTAACTGTGGAGACAGACCCTGAGCCCGACCCCGTCTCGGAAGCAGTGGCTCCTTCAGAGGAGACCAG CAGCTCATCCAGTCCAGTTACTCAGCAGATGACCGCCATGAGCATCTCCCAGGATATCAAACCCACCGATTCAGATCGAGTCAAAGTcaaagaggaagaagaggaggaggacacGTCGTCCAAAAGCACAG ATCCCACCCCAGAAGCAGTACAGGCCACCTCAGACGGAGATCAGACCCCCGACAAGAGCAAGAAGAAGAACCGGTGCTTCACCTGCAGGAAAAAAGTTGGACTCACAG GCTTCGACTGTCGCTGTGGTAACCTGTTCTGCGCGATCCACCGCTACTCAGACAAACACGACTGTCGGTACGACTACAGAGGCGCGGCGGCTGCTCAGATCCGTAAAGAGAACCCCATTGTGGTGGCGGAGAAGATCCAGAAGTTATGA
- the zgc:77486 gene encoding AN1-type zinc finger protein 5 isoform X1 encodes MAQETNQTQVPMLCTMGCGFYGNPRTNGMCSVCYKEHLQRQQVGGRSSPPGDKAATSPSGSPGAPAVTVETDPEPDPVSEAVAPSEETSSSSSPVTQQMTAMSISQDIKPTDSDRVKVKEEEEEEDTSSKSTDPTPEAVQATSDGDQTPDKSKKKNRCFTCRKKVGLTGFDCRCGNLFCAIHRYSDKHDCRYDYRGAAAAQIRKENPIVVAEKIQKL; translated from the exons ATGGCTCAGGAGACGAATCAGACGCAGGTGCCGATGCTTTGCACCATGGGATGCGGCTTCTACGGAAACCCCCGTACCAACGGCATGTGCTCGGTCTGCTATAAGGAGCACCTGCAGAGGCAGCAAGTGGGTGGGCGGAGCAGCCCACCAGGTGATAAAG CTGCTACCTCTCCATCAGGGTCTCCAGGAGCCCCTGCTGTAACTGTGGAGACAGACCCTGAGCCCGACCCCGTCTCGGAAGCAGTGGCTCCTTCAGAGGAGACCAG CAGCTCATCCAGTCCAGTTACTCAGCAGATGACCGCCATGAGCATCTCCCAGGATATCAAACCCACCGATTCAGATCGAGTCAAAGTcaaagaggaagaagaggaggaggacacGTCGTCCAAAAGCACAG ATCCCACCCCAGAAGCAGTACAGGCCACCTCAGACGGAGATCAGACCCCCGACAAGAGCAAGAAGAAGAACCGGTGCTTCACCTGCAGGAAAAAAGTTGGACTCACAG GCTTCGACTGTCGCTGTGGTAACCTGTTCTGCGCGATCCACCGCTACTCAGACAAACACGACTGTCGGTACGACTACAGAGGCGCGGCGGCTGCTCAGATCCGTAAAGAGAACCCCATTGTGGTGGCGGAGAAGATCCAGAAGTTATGA